Proteins from one Candidatus Binatia bacterium genomic window:
- a CDS encoding SDR family oxidoreductase: MDLLVSGRVALVTGASSGIGEAVALSLAKEGATVALAARRLERLEQVAENARKLGAAKVKTFHFDQADLTSGANLVSEVCSALGPIDILIANGGGPKPGTYLQTQLEDWDRGYGLVLRSMLQLVNGTLPEMRARHWGRIVALTSMSVKEPIPNLVLSNSLRTALVSALKTLSIEVASDGVTINSIATGRILTDRLLQLYGNDEEAIKAAAQRDVPIGRAATPSEFAPLVTFLCGDPASYITGQTIAIDGGYIKSLF; the protein is encoded by the coding sequence ATGGATCTCCTGGTTAGCGGCCGCGTCGCCTTAGTGACCGGCGCAAGTTCCGGAATCGGCGAAGCCGTCGCGCTCTCGCTCGCAAAGGAAGGCGCAACCGTTGCTTTGGCTGCTCGGCGCCTCGAACGACTGGAGCAGGTAGCAGAGAACGCACGCAAGTTGGGAGCCGCAAAAGTCAAGACGTTTCATTTTGATCAGGCGGACCTAACGTCGGGTGCCAACCTCGTTTCCGAGGTTTGTAGTGCTCTTGGGCCTATCGACATTCTGATCGCCAACGGCGGTGGCCCAAAGCCGGGAACCTATCTGCAAACACAACTCGAGGACTGGGATCGCGGCTATGGTCTGGTTCTGCGAAGCATGCTCCAGCTCGTTAACGGGACTCTGCCGGAAATGAGAGCCAGACACTGGGGCCGGATTGTGGCCCTTACGTCCATGTCCGTAAAAGAGCCAATTCCTAATCTCGTCCTCTCCAACTCGTTACGGACGGCACTCGTCTCTGCCTTAAAGACGCTTTCGATAGAAGTTGCTTCCGACGGCGTCACTATTAACTCCATTGCTACCGGACGAATTCTTACAGATCGCCTCTTGCAGTTGTACGGCAACGACGAGGAGGCGATTAAAGCTGCTGCACAGCGCGACGTTCCGATCGGCCGCGCAGCGACCCCGAGCGAGTTTGCCCCGCTCGTCACCTTCCTCTGCGGTGATCCCGCGAGCTACATCACCGGACAAACGATTGCGATCGATGGTGGTTATATTAAGTCGCTGTTTTGA
- a CDS encoding GntR family transcriptional regulator → MHLNEIAASRRSDSSLTPAALGQLLEPWLHGKGPLRARLKDAVEKAILEGLIADGTRLPSERGFADAGGVSRSTIVSAYDMLEEDGLIERRRGSEIVRTETDVIRRLQRRHRNIVLNAIKANIDVICVVQDIGARRQPARNARGDVEKIRTQLSLLPGPTVEGSRFESVRNWLHLKTRLVGYGCCYGNRYHTDRSTQGRDMYCGRAY, encoded by the coding sequence ATGCATCTAAATGAAATCGCCGCATCGCGCAGGAGTGACTCGTCGTTGACGCCCGCCGCGCTAGGCCAACTTCTCGAGCCCTGGCTGCACGGGAAAGGCCCTCTTCGCGCACGGCTCAAGGATGCCGTTGAGAAGGCGATTTTGGAAGGGTTAATCGCCGACGGCACGCGCCTGCCATCGGAGCGTGGATTCGCCGATGCCGGCGGCGTGAGTCGCAGCACGATCGTCTCCGCTTACGACATGCTTGAGGAAGACGGACTCATCGAGCGACGGCGCGGCAGTGAAATCGTCCGTACCGAAACCGACGTTATTCGTCGACTGCAACGCCGTCACCGGAATATTGTCTTGAACGCAATCAAAGCGAACATAGACGTTATTTGCGTCGTGCAAGACATAGGAGCGCGTCGACAGCCGGCCCGGAACGCGCGTGGTGACGTTGAAAAAATCCGAACCCAGTTGAGCCTTCTGCCAGGCCCCACCGTCGAAGGAAGTAGGTTCGAGTCCGTTAGGAACTGGCTGCACCTGAAAACTCGACTGGTAGGTTACGGCTGCTGCTACGGGAATAGGTACCACACCGATCGCAGCACACAGGGCCGTGATATGTATTGCGGGCGCGCGTATTAA
- a CDS encoding metallophosphoesterase family protein, whose amino-acid sequence MRVAALYDIHGNLPALESVLSELQHLAIDQVVVGGDVLSGPMQDECLKKLRALSVPVHYLMGNSDREVIAMLHGDENKKLPPYALDMLRWSARHLEPEHDEWIATWPKTVTLQIPQIGKVLFCHATPRDDNEIFTSRTDEARLLPVFARVNADVVVCGHTHMQFDRMIGKTRVINAGSVGMPFGSASADWLLLGPDADLRHTCYDRERARQRVAEVGFPNPPEFDIMSPPAAAQMLELYSKAELKS is encoded by the coding sequence ATGCGAGTAGCTGCCCTTTACGACATCCACGGCAACCTACCAGCGCTCGAATCCGTTCTGAGCGAACTTCAACATCTTGCGATTGATCAAGTCGTCGTAGGGGGCGATGTGCTGAGCGGGCCGATGCAAGATGAGTGCCTGAAGAAGCTGCGGGCGTTATCCGTGCCGGTTCATTATCTAATGGGGAATAGCGATCGTGAGGTGATCGCGATGCTTCATGGAGACGAGAATAAGAAGCTTCCGCCCTATGCCCTGGACATGCTCCGCTGGAGTGCACGCCATCTCGAACCTGAGCATGACGAGTGGATCGCGACGTGGCCTAAGACTGTGACACTACAGATCCCTCAGATTGGGAAGGTTCTCTTCTGCCACGCCACGCCGCGAGACGATAACGAAATTTTCACCTCCCGGACCGACGAAGCACGCTTGTTACCAGTATTCGCCCGCGTCAACGCGGATGTCGTAGTCTGTGGGCACACCCACATGCAATTCGACCGCATGATCGGTAAGACGCGCGTTATCAACGCCGGGAGCGTCGGCATGCCGTTCGGCTCGGCGAGTGCGGATTGGCTCTTGCTCGGCCCCGACGCCGATCTGCGACACACCTGCTACGACCGCGAGCGCGCACGTCAACGCGTGGCCGAGGTCGGATTTCCGAACCCGCCGGAGTTCGACATTATGAGTCCGCCTGCCGCAGCGCAAATGCTTGAGTTGTACAGTAAGGCGGAGCTGAAGAGCTAA
- a CDS encoding aspartyl protease family protein, whose amino-acid sequence MRSIQTVHTRGKVVATGLSGSGASWNEMGGTRQASIFSTPPLGGGTGWDGNESWILDQTGLVIVDDSVMGRSTAINQAYFGNYDLWTPGYGGASVVWGGAKSEKGKHYQLLTVAPPKSKVPFDFWFDATTHLPVKMVQKYGPIVSTMTMGDYRPVHGLMIPYRVDIATSEGNNTSFAATAVNVNSRGGTAHLAKPHSAPHDFSISGGAASTTVPIRLSENHVYIDVMLNGKGPYHFIFDTGGGNILDTDVAKEIDALGGGSLQVSGVGNATEASSFATVKTLQVGGAIVANQVFAVLPMRKGVGMSTGIPTDGVIGYEVLSRFITTFDYGNNTVTFNTPGTYTAPTGASIVPITQNQSVPQFACAIDGVPTTCTLDTGARDSVTFYAPFLQAHPNLIPAKLTATGVSGFGVGGPALGRLGRLRSLTFGGFNLPNLIGDYTTQTEGAFAAPDLGANVGGAVWKRFTMTLDYRALTMTLTPNAAFNNPDQWDRSGMFLLNTGAITIIDVRPHTPAAEAGLIKGDVITAANGSSTLSLRHLRELFLGAPGTVVHLVVKSKNGATRNVDLTLAEYV is encoded by the coding sequence ATGCGCTCGATCCAAACGGTTCATACGCGTGGCAAGGTCGTCGCTACCGGCCTCTCCGGCAGCGGCGCCAGCTGGAACGAGATGGGTGGCACGCGCCAGGCCTCGATATTTTCGACGCCACCGCTCGGTGGCGGCACCGGCTGGGATGGGAACGAAAGCTGGATTCTCGATCAAACGGGCCTGGTGATTGTCGACGACAGCGTCATGGGGCGTTCCACTGCGATCAATCAAGCGTATTTCGGCAACTACGATCTCTGGACGCCCGGTTATGGCGGCGCGTCGGTTGTCTGGGGCGGCGCGAAAAGCGAGAAGGGGAAGCATTACCAGTTGCTCACCGTAGCGCCGCCCAAGTCCAAGGTGCCCTTTGACTTCTGGTTCGATGCGACAACGCACCTGCCGGTCAAAATGGTGCAGAAGTACGGCCCGATTGTGTCGACGATGACGATGGGTGATTATCGTCCCGTGCACGGACTCATGATTCCGTATCGCGTCGACATCGCTACAAGCGAAGGCAACAACACGTCATTCGCCGCGACCGCTGTTAACGTCAATTCGCGCGGCGGTACGGCACATTTGGCCAAGCCGCACTCGGCGCCGCACGATTTTTCGATCTCCGGCGGTGCGGCGTCGACAACGGTCCCGATTCGCCTTTCAGAAAATCACGTCTACATTGACGTCATGCTCAACGGCAAGGGCCCATATCACTTCATCTTTGACACCGGCGGTGGGAATATCCTCGACACTGACGTTGCTAAGGAGATCGACGCGCTCGGCGGCGGATCACTGCAAGTGAGCGGCGTTGGAAATGCGACCGAAGCATCAAGCTTTGCGACGGTCAAAACGCTGCAAGTCGGTGGCGCGATCGTAGCCAATCAGGTATTTGCGGTACTTCCGATGCGCAAGGGCGTCGGGATGAGTACGGGGATACCGACCGACGGGGTGATAGGCTACGAAGTGCTATCGCGTTTCATCACAACGTTTGACTATGGGAACAATACGGTAACTTTCAATACGCCAGGCACGTACACTGCTCCAACCGGCGCAAGCATCGTACCGATCACGCAGAACCAATCGGTACCGCAGTTTGCCTGCGCCATCGACGGCGTCCCCACCACCTGCACGCTCGATACTGGCGCACGCGATTCGGTAACGTTCTACGCCCCGTTTCTGCAGGCCCACCCAAACCTTATTCCAGCGAAGCTCACGGCTACCGGGGTGAGCGGTTTTGGTGTCGGTGGCCCGGCGCTCGGTAGGCTTGGCCGTCTGCGGTCGCTTACGTTCGGAGGATTCAACCTTCCGAATCTCATTGGCGACTACACGACGCAAACGGAGGGCGCGTTCGCGGCCCCGGATCTCGGCGCGAACGTCGGCGGCGCAGTGTGGAAACGTTTCACCATGACCCTCGACTATCGCGCGCTGACGATGACGCTCACGCCCAACGCTGCTTTCAACAATCCGGATCAATGGGACCGCAGCGGGATGTTCCTATTGAATACGGGCGCGATCACGATCATCGACGTGCGTCCCCATACGCCGGCGGCGGAAGCGGGGCTCATCAAAGGGGATGTCATCACCGCGGCTAACGGATCTTCGACGCTTTCGCTGCGCCATCTGCGCGAGCTATTCTTGGGCGCACCGGGCACCGTCGTGCACCTCGTTGTAAAGAGCAAAAACGGCGCCACGCGCAACGTGGACCTCACCCTCGCCGAGTACGTGTGA